A stretch of the Zeugodacus cucurbitae isolate PBARC_wt_2022May chromosome 6, idZeuCucr1.2, whole genome shotgun sequence genome encodes the following:
- the LOC105209335 gene encoding probable salivary secreted peptide produces the protein MKFAFAFVFVALFALVTAANQTASHHLILGTRLPGDRHLVREVVYSKSGFMRKKSGDYAFDQRNVPYPSIITSIEVKDQYINGNGGYATLTSGGPGFNFVKLHFTSQWWRGYNFVIDIYGK, from the exons ATGAAATTTGCCTTCGCTTTTGTGTTCGTTGCATTATTTGCACTCGTGACAGCAGCCAATCAAACGGCGAGTCATCACTTGATCCTGGGCACGCGGCTACCTGGTGATCGTCATTTGGTGCGTGAAGTGGTTTACTCTAAATCTGGATTTATGCGCAAGAAGTCCGGTGACTATGCCTTCGATCAAAGG AATGTACCTTATCCCTCGATCATTACCAGTATCGAAGTGAAGGATCAGTATATTAATGGCAATGGTGGCTATGCAACGCTAACGAGCGGCGGTCCAGGCTTCAATTTCGTCAAATTACATTTCACTAGCCAATGGTGGCGTGGCTATAATTTCGTTATTGATATTTATGGAAAGTGA